Below is a genomic region from Miscanthus floridulus cultivar M001 chromosome 1, ASM1932011v1, whole genome shotgun sequence.
gatgagcaaaggactaagtgtgggggagcttgttggcggtgcttaactcataATTCCTACCGCCAACATTTTAACAAAACAAACAAATAATGAATACCAAAACTTAGAAATATGGTTTTTAACTCATAatctccacaagttttggtgtttaagTATTTTGTAGGATAAAAATACAAATACATGGAGAAAATTCACTGAAAGGCGCTTTCTGACGCTGATTTGGGCAAAGAAACAACCAAGACGCCCATCAACTCAACTCAACCGGGTGCAACACCGACAAAGGAGCAGCCCAGGTCTAGCCCACAACCCACAGCATGAAGGCGGTGGCGAGGAGGCTTGGTCAGGGGTTGGTCGACCCCTAGGGGCGGGCGACCCACCATTGGCGCTTCTCGGCCACCCCCTGCTCTGGAGGTGGCATGACTCCATGCAGAAGGCGGTGGTGCATGGACTTTGCTCCAGGAAAAGCCATAGCACCGCCTCTcctccttgtataaatagaggggcaaccCCCCTCTATGAACATAAGACACAACACAAGAGAGTCACAATGTGACAGGAAGAGAAGAGCTCTATTCATATCTTAGTTCTCTAGCTAGTTCTAGTGTAGGGAGTGAGTGAATAAGAGTGGCGAAGTACCGGCGTTGTCGACTACATCCACTTGTGTACTTGGGGCCCCTTGTACACATAGCAAAAGGAATGTCGGGAATCATCGGCTCCTCTCCAATTGTACCTCTATGATCCGAATACTATTTGGAGTATAAGGTTCATGTTTATCTttggtggtgagttctactttaagttagtcttatTCATTATTTACTTGCGGGTTCATGTTTGTCCTTGTGACGAATACTCTAgtaaagggccctgataaagacggataaccctgatcgatgttagagtagtagtcgatagcgtagacgtggtgtctaggctagagactaccttcgtttgcctcgtactccatggttgaggggtagatggcaggtggtgatagccctgtccgtcctttgtaatcccccacatccgGGTACAATGTAGAGCCATAGGCCAGCAAtgcttggcagaccaagtgttaTATGGTGCCCAAAGTAAGTCTATAGTGGTAAAGCTATCTtagcttaggatctctatccctaGAAAAGCTCACTACATAGGctatccttcttgttatcattaggTGAACTAACTTAAGAGACTCTTACACCTCCGTCCctcgtggaaatacgataccctgaatacttttaggtgaaatgctacaatagtaattctgtgcgcttgcgtaTTATTTCTgtatgtgttaagaaataccaacagtctTCAAGCCTCTTTATCAGCAGATCCATCTTGgtagatagcatgtctacctccttgagttgacaCATACGTCAACCTCTCTTGCGGGGTTGAAGAAGTTCTTCATTccatccttggttggaggccatcttctcaacAAGAGTTGTTGCTTGTGGGATTGTGAGTGATAaaaatgcacctccagcagcagcatccacaTTCTCACAGGTGTTGTTTGTCAAACCGTGGTAGAAAGTCTagatgagtagccaattctctatcccatgatgaggacattatgATATGTAGTCTTGAAAATTTTCCCATGTCTctaggatagattcatcatgttgctgctaAAAGCTTGAGATTCTTCCAcgcagggcattggttttgcccatgggaaagaactttgctaggaaggcagtggaacAGTTTGCTCATGTGGTATTCTTATCTTTGTTGGtatagaaccattgcttcacctTCCCCAAAAATaggaatgggaagaggcaaagtaatatggcatctcttgtaactcctttgatggtgaaagtgctacaaatctctaggaagtgttggagatgagcactcgcatcttcatgtgcctttccacaaaattggcaagcttgcaccatattgatgagagctggcttgtaCTCAAAAGCATTGTCTCCAATGTCAATCGCTGGTCCAATACGGATGTTGGCCATAGTTGGATCAGAGAATTCCCTATGGCCTCAAAAACCAGTGTTAAGCTACgccttatctggttgtcttctGATTCTGAAGCTGAAACTGTCTTGAGTTTAACTTTAGTCCTCCTGAataatgcttctagatcttcaatATAGTTTTTTGGAAGGTCAAAACTAGTCATACATTTCTCTGCATAAGATATAAGAGttgacaaaacaagggtaagcctgtttgagtaGAGGTAAATGGTTTTTCGATCACATCTATAAGTAAaagtttatcaatattccttTTGATTGTCaagctaccttccccggcaacagcgccagaaatgcttgttggtatttagtAATGACACTTGTAATAAAGAATATTTATATTAAGAAATTATGCAAGCACACAGATGATAtaacattgtagcacttcactcgggagtattcaaggtatcgttatttatatttttacctcaGGGAAGGACTGGCAAAGGAGATATATTGATTACTTATACTTATGATGGATGAATCAACCAACCTTCTACTCTAAATAGGGGTAAATCAAaagatatgataatatatatggTAAATGATAAAtgaacactcagagtactccttagGATAGCAATAGCAAGACTAAGTAGATACAATAGAGAAactaattcctaagttattctttaattacaagtcaaagcatacattgattgtgcaattatacttaataatcatggctaagGATTAATCTttgtatctacacataagggacatTACTAGAGAAGATCAAGAACAAAGCCTGACTTCCATCGCAACCgcgtcctacttggcctacaacgggaggtggactacaaaggactcaacgaggctGTCACCCTCGCGAACTACCACACAatccagaatgtagggtgcatcagcaggtaaacaacatataagcaccacgcttacacaatgtcgaccactcaccccgtacGTACATAAGAGCGAGCGCTTTgcaaacttatgcataaacataatgattactctagctatactaagcatataatcaaaataAACCATGAACATAATAACTAAGAACATGagtaatattaagaacaatgtcatagcagatgtagcaaacatatgaataatgaaagatacaaaagaggatacaaAGGGCtttaccaagccacgctcttgataagatcaggaatccaagcaagGAGCTTGCCTCTCTCTAGATCTAACTTAGCTAGCTGTGCCTATGAAAAATTTGTGGAGCTCTGAggttcttctcctctcttctgatgatgatgaattgCAGGAGGATTAATGCCTTAGGGGGGTATGGGTGGCCTTATATAAGGGGAACCAGGGGTCCTGTGGGTCCATGAATCCATAGCAACGTCAAATCTGAGCCCTCGATAGGAACCGACCTAGAGGAACGGCGTAGATTGAATCTTGGAGGTGGTGGAGCACCGACATAATaaggaggggctgacatgtggaccccatAGGCCAGTCGACCAACAGGtagggccggccggccccaccctGCCACGTCTCAGGTTGGGTCGTGGTGTGTTGTCTTCTACATGCTTCCAGAGTCTTTCTAAGTCGGTTTCGCTGTGGATAAATGTGATTTAATctgacgattgggtccaccttgctcattttctgaataaattctGCTGAAAaagcagattcaccaaaactcatagaatttattagtttaaacccctaaacctatgttggtgatcatattcatgcatttatacaagttatattgatggtttatgatgagtgttaactaccgtcaatagagCCAACCCAACCCACATCAACCCCAAACCAAACACTGCTAAACCTAGGTCCAACCCATTCTGACCCACCTGAACCCTCCATCCAAACACATGCTTATAGTATATTGGACGTCACCCCCTGGGCGTGCCTCCTAATGGGCTCTAACACGATACACGACCCAATGGACAAAAATACGGTGTTGTAGCACCATGTCAAattttggatgctgacttgttgtttcgatgattcccgttgactcAGGATgaattttgacatgaaaccaaagCCATCGGTTAggttatcaaattatctttcatgCATATatagatcgtcgaaaacggagtctacaTGCGTCGTAGGCATTGATTTTACCCGAAACTGCTTTTCGAAtctgagatggactcgaacttgattggGGCCTCCACCTTGGCGAATCTGGCGGATAAGATTTTGTCTTCCTTCTCCGTTTCGACAACCTTGCCTCCTCCGCTATGGTGCCCTTCCTCCCCATGCCCTCCTCCTCCCCTACTGCGGGTGCCCGTGTGGTGGCGGTGGATCCGGCGAGGACAAGCCCGGATCCGGTAAGGAAGAGCTCGGATCCGGTGGTGCTTGTGCGGCGCGGCGgatccagcgaggacgagcccgGATCCGACGAGGAGGAGCTCAGATCTGGCGGTGCTCGATCGGCGGCAGCGGATCCGATGAGCGACCCCTCCAGCGGGCGCTCTGGCCGTGGCGCGGGGCGCTCCGGCGAGCAGAGCGGCGCCCCGTTGATGGGCTCGATGGGCTTGTCCActggttttcattttttttgttttttatttgattaaccgaggcgggcgaccaaccgcctccgttaaggcACGATTTACCAagaccgcctcggttaaggctTTTTGTCCATCTTGGTTAAGATTGTTGTAGTAGTGTTTGCTTCCTCAAAAAGCTCGAAAAGGCACAAGCTTCCCTAAACAGGGTTGCTTCTTCAAGCCGACAAAAGCTCCAAAAGCTGCACTTTTTGTACTTAAGGCAGAGAAACCATCTTATTCTCAAGCTTTTCTAAAAAACTTCTTGAGGAGGTGCTTTTAGAAAAGTTATAACTTTTACAAAACAGGGCCTAAGAATTCTTAGGAGGAGATTCTAAGAATTCTGAGACAGGCAcaggattattattattattgtatcATCTCTGAGGGTGTATGGCATGCATGCCAGCACCCCTTCCCCTTCTCATCCATATTATTCTCCTGTAAACGGTGAAGGGTTTCAGAGCCTGAGCCACGAGGCATCATCAGGCACGTCTTCCGCGGGTTTGTTGCCGGCGCCGGCGGAGTCTCTCTTCTTCCACGGCGAAGAATCCTCATTGTGGTCAGGGTCGTCAGTGCCGGCGTTCCTGCGAGTAATAACACACGTGCAGATATTATCATCCAGTGCTGTATCCAAAATTCCGAATAGCACCGAGAAAGAAATTACTGACAAGACAATGCAAATCCCATATATCGATATATATAGTGGATCTCAGATGTGAGAGTGCATGCATGTGATCTCTCCTCACCTGTTCTTCCTCTTCCTAAGAAACCTCTGTAGCGTCAGCTTCCTTGCGATGGGCTGCATGCCTGCCCCTGCAGCCGATGgctcatcactggtctccgcctTTTCTGGCACGGCGGTCATCACCCCCTTCTCCGGCGCCTTCACGGTCACAGAACCTGCCATCTGCAAGAACCCCTTCTCCGGCGCCTTCCCGGTCACAGAACCTGCCATCTGCAGGAGGTCCTTGGCTCTGTCTGCCGGGAAGTCGTGGAACGTGGCCACCTGCCCCTCGTAGAAGATGGTCAGGGTGGCCTTGGTCTCCTCTGGCCTGCAACAAACCGATCGAGAAATTAAACCGGGCCAAGAACACGTCAGCCAGCAGATCAATTAATATATAACTCGATCGAGCTCACCTGATGATCTCCGTGCCAGTGCCGGCGGGGAACAGCGACAAGGTCGTGGCGCCGGTGTCCCAGGTCCCCGCCGGCCCCGTCGCTACAGGGACCGGGGTCAGTTGCAGTGGCCTCTGGAACGAGGAGCAGCCGACGAGGTCACCCATCCGCACCTGCCTGCTCCGCTCCAACATGAACTGCCGCACCTGAGCGCACGTAAGGCCGAACCTGTTGTTCCCAGAGGCGGCCATCTCCTCCCCGTCCTCCTCGATCGGTACCTTAGCTTGGCCGGGTcactggtggtggtgctggtgcttcggcctctctctccctcactgtgCAGTTTCTCTCTTGCGTGGGCGGGCTGTTGCTATTATAGCCGCGAGGCCCGGGTAGCCTTCGCTTGTTTGTGCGTCTGGGGGAGCGAGGGAGCACGTGAAATGCGAGGCCCTGCTAGCGGAGGGCTGACGAGCGCGTGGGAGGACCTCGGCTAGAGCCACAGCCACTGATGTGCAAAAATGTACACAATGCGCTATTTCTATCCCTCCTTTTTGCACTGTGGGTTATTTTGCATGCATTTACTTTGCCTCTCTATATCTTCTATCTAATTTTGGACTAGTTTTAGCCGGTGCCTAATCTGATGTGTTGTGTTATTTTTAGGGGCAAGAGTGGACTTTAGATGATTGGCTTCCCGGCGGGCAGTCATCCTACTACAGAAATAGTTTTCGCCAACCACATTTTCTCATAATATGATCTCACAGTGAAAATCATTTACATGTATAGTTCATTATACCAACTGTTGGTGAAAAATTTTGCACTTTTATTATCTTTGTAAAAGGCCTGTCTGGCCCACCTTAGCT
It encodes:
- the LOC136489523 gene encoding protein TIFY 11d-like; amino-acid sequence: MAASGNNRFGLTCAQVRQFMLERSRQVRMGDLVGCSSFQRPLQLTPVPVATGPAGTWDTGATTLSLFPAGTGTEIIRPEETKATLTIFYEGQVATFHDFPADRAKDLLQMAGSVTGKAPEKGFLQMAGSVTVKAPEKGVMTAVPEKAETSDEPSAAGAGMQPIARKLTLQRFLRKRKNRNAGTDDPDHNEDSSPWKKRDSAGAGNKPAEDVPDDASWLRL